A single genomic interval of Lathyrus oleraceus cultivar Zhongwan6 chromosome 7, CAAS_Psat_ZW6_1.0, whole genome shotgun sequence harbors:
- the LOC127106416 gene encoding putative ubiquitin-conjugating enzyme E2 38 — MMENKRTFDLVSDDSDHRFRHYNIHKNCFTDSNSFAYRRIMNEWKVLAKDLPDSIHVRVYEHHVDILRAVIVGSPGTPYQDGLFFFDIALPKIYPFRPPKIHYISFGYRLNPNLYPAGTVCLGIPKTWKVNTFKSWSPARTLLKVLLSIQAIVLNEKPLFNDPAYRLSDYSLLESKARAYNASVFVLTCYSSVCLIRKPPKNLEEFVEQHFRDRGHVLLAACEHYGYNSSNNSMAVVEVTESFQASLQIVYRNMYKKFLECGASLEGFVEELKVERQVKGKRSNGVKGILKKATGKIQRALGW; from the coding sequence ATGATGGAAAACAAGCGCACATTCGACTTGGTTTCAGACGACTCCGATCACCGATTCCGCCACTACAACATCCACAAAAACTGCTTCACAGATTCAAATAGCTTTGCGTACAGAAGAATCATGAATGAGTGGAAAGTCCTTGCAAAAGACCTCCCAGATTCCATCCACGTTAGAGTCTACGAACACCACGTCGATATACTCCGCGCCGTCATTGTCGGCTCCCCCGGTACACCCTACCAGGACGGTCTCTTCTTCTTCGACATCGCGCTCCCCAAAATTTACCCATTCAGACCACCAAAGATCCATTACATCTCATTCGGGTACCGACTCAACCCGAATCTCTACCCCGCCGGCACCGTTTGCTTAGGCATCCCCAAAACATGGAAGGTTAATACATTCAAGAGCTGGAGCCCAGCTAGGACTTTACTTAAGGTTTTACTTTCTATTCAAGCAATCGTTCTTAACGAGAAGCCACTCTTTAACGATCCTGCTTACCGTCTTTCTGATTACTCTCTTTTGGAATCCAAGGCACGTGCTTACAACGCATCCGTTTTCGTTCTCACGTGCTACTCCTCGGTTTGCCTCATTCGGAAACCACCTAAAAACCTCGAGGAGTTCGTTGAACAACACTTTCGCGATCGAGGGCATGTTCTTCTCGCCGCGTGTGAACATTACGGTTATAACAGCAGCAACAATAGCATGGCGGTTGTTGAAGTTACAGAGTCTTTTCAGGCGTCGTTACAGATTGTTTACCGGAATATGTACAAGAAGTTTCTAGAATGTGGCGCTTCCTTGGAGGGTTTCGTTGAAGAGTTGAAGGTGGAAAGACAAGTAAAAGGCAAAAGATCCAATGGTGTGAAAGGAATCTTAAAGAAAGCTACGGGGAAGATCCAACGAGCTTTGGGATGGTAG